The following are encoded in a window of Rhodopirellula islandica genomic DNA:
- a CDS encoding RNA polymerase sigma factor: MSNSILERIAAGEHSAVGDCLDQYGRLVWSLARRLAPTAEDAEDAVQEAFVSIWQNAARFDSEKSTEVTFIAMIARRRIIDRMRRGIRPTECEVGGGDLLVNEQADESATAGSRAAELADEARKADSCLRKLSVEQQKVIDLSIHRGLSHGRISEVIGMPLGTVKSNARRALLSLKECMNRQGRSPIVAAADQSGGGL, translated from the coding sequence TTGAGCAACTCAATTTTAGAGCGAATCGCTGCGGGAGAGCATTCTGCAGTCGGAGATTGCCTGGACCAATATGGGCGTCTCGTCTGGTCACTTGCCCGGCGATTGGCACCCACGGCCGAAGACGCGGAGGATGCGGTCCAGGAAGCGTTTGTTTCCATCTGGCAAAACGCGGCTCGGTTTGATTCCGAAAAGTCCACCGAGGTCACATTCATTGCCATGATCGCTCGACGCAGAATCATTGACCGAATGCGTCGTGGCATTCGTCCGACTGAGTGCGAGGTTGGTGGCGGTGATTTACTCGTCAATGAACAGGCGGATGAATCCGCAACGGCAGGCAGCCGCGCAGCGGAGCTGGCAGACGAGGCCCGTAAAGCGGACAGTTGTTTGAGGAAGTTATCCGTTGAACAGCAGAAGGTGATTGATTTGTCGATTCATCGAGGGCTGTCGCACGGAAGAATCTCCGAAGTCATCGGCATGCCGCTGGGGACGGTCAAGTCAAACGCGAGGCGAGCGTTGCTCAGTCTGAAAGAATGCATGAATCGACAAGGTCGCAGCCCGATTGTTGCGGCTGCTGATCAAAGCGGGGGTGGGCTATGA
- a CDS encoding fasciclin domain-containing protein: MKKTLTSLFAVALIGMSAASATAADIVDTAVGAGKFKTLAAALGAADLVDTLKGDGPFTVFAPTDAAFEKLPAGTVETLLKPENKGKLAGVLTYHVVAGKVMAEQVVGLKGAQTVNGQRVDIKVDGSSVMVDGANVVTTDIVCDNGVIHIIDSVILPADKTIPETADAAGSFKTLLAAAKAAGLAEVLGSEGPFTVFAPTDEAFAKLPEGTVASLLKPENKEKLVAILKYHVVAGRVYSEDAVAAKSAKTLQGSPVAIKVTDGGAMINDSKVVATDVDASNGVIHIIDAVLLPPENAVDARRVIENTVAQGAHLFNAGHHAACADLYHNTMTELMSANLGDSLNSHMSTVLTSANHTTCPTQRAWTLRTGIDQMYGQIVANR; the protein is encoded by the coding sequence ATGAAAAAGACACTGACCAGTTTGTTCGCCGTGGCTCTCATTGGCATGAGTGCCGCATCAGCAACTGCCGCCGACATTGTTGATACCGCAGTTGGTGCGGGCAAGTTCAAGACACTTGCGGCTGCACTCGGTGCTGCTGACCTGGTCGACACTCTAAAGGGTGACGGTCCATTCACCGTCTTTGCACCGACGGACGCGGCTTTCGAGAAGCTGCCAGCCGGCACGGTGGAGACATTGCTCAAGCCTGAAAACAAAGGCAAATTGGCTGGCGTCCTGACGTACCACGTCGTCGCGGGCAAAGTGATGGCGGAACAAGTGGTCGGCTTGAAGGGTGCCCAGACCGTCAACGGCCAACGAGTCGACATCAAGGTGGATGGTTCCAGCGTCATGGTCGATGGTGCCAACGTTGTGACCACGGACATCGTTTGCGACAACGGCGTGATCCACATCATCGACAGCGTGATTTTGCCAGCCGACAAGACCATTCCAGAGACTGCGGATGCGGCAGGTAGTTTCAAGACGTTGCTTGCTGCAGCGAAGGCTGCTGGACTGGCCGAAGTGCTCGGCAGCGAAGGCCCCTTCACTGTCTTCGCACCGACGGACGAAGCATTCGCGAAGTTGCCCGAAGGGACGGTTGCGTCTTTGTTGAAGCCAGAGAACAAGGAGAAGTTGGTCGCCATCTTGAAGTACCACGTTGTCGCGGGCCGCGTGTACTCGGAAGACGCTGTCGCAGCGAAGTCTGCCAAAACACTTCAAGGATCGCCAGTTGCTATCAAAGTGACTGACGGTGGTGCCATGATCAACGACTCAAAGGTGGTTGCGACCGATGTGGACGCTTCGAACGGCGTCATCCACATCATCGATGCGGTACTGCTTCCACCAGAGAATGCTGTCGACGCTCGTCGAGTGATTGAGAACACGGTCGCTCAAGGTGCTCATTTGTTCAACGCCGGCCACCACGCTGCATGTGCAGACTTGTACCACAACACGATGACCGAGCTGATGTCTGCAAACCTTGGCGACTCGCTGAACAGTCACATGTCGACTGTCTTGACGAGTGCCAACCACACCACCTGTCCGACCCAGCGTGCTTGGACATTGCGAACCGGCATCGACCAGATGTACGGTCAGATTGTGGCCAACCGCTAA
- a CDS encoding sulfatase family protein encodes MMVPKTRFTDTSLIAALTMMLGLIRWKSLALTWATLFALHGALETRASSAAKPNVVMILTDDQAPWAFAEAVRSGQFDDVPIPSTPNMDRLAAEGAVFRNFFCTTPVCSPARATLMTGRYASEFGITDFIPQPGHKLYDPDAPIYLDPNTTVTFAEVLQRQGYRTGLVGKWHLGDWMAPEDRDKHPTQHGFDSFMGLTGGGTSPDNPELELDGKVQTFEGLTTDILTDHAIEFVEHNADRPFFLCLSTRAPHGRWLPVAPEDWEPYDTMDPTIPEYPGLDSQRIRKMMKEYLASTTGVDRNLGRLLRTLDDRGLSSNTIVIFTSDHGFNMGHNGIWHKGNGIWATKQKPPGEMNQGTRVISDKYRPNLYDHSLRVPAIVRWPGVVKPSAVIEHTASHLDWFPTLCAVAGDASATEGLMGRDLTPLLKGESPPNWEQELYTEYDMIRYTTASLRGYRTPRYKLVRDRHNEGRDEFYDLQSDPGEHHNLIREPEAQPAIQELDAKLRKMEAKVQARK; translated from the coding sequence ATGATGGTGCCGAAAACTCGATTCACCGACACTTCTTTGATTGCTGCTTTGACCATGATGCTTGGATTGATTCGCTGGAAATCGTTGGCTCTCACGTGGGCGACTTTGTTTGCTCTTCACGGCGCACTTGAGACACGGGCGTCCTCGGCCGCAAAGCCGAACGTGGTGATGATCTTGACGGACGACCAAGCCCCGTGGGCGTTCGCCGAAGCGGTTCGTTCCGGGCAGTTTGATGACGTCCCGATTCCTTCGACACCGAACATGGATCGCTTGGCGGCAGAAGGAGCCGTCTTTCGGAATTTCTTCTGCACGACGCCAGTGTGCAGTCCCGCTCGTGCGACCTTGATGACAGGCCGCTACGCCAGTGAATTCGGGATCACCGACTTCATCCCGCAGCCGGGCCACAAACTCTACGATCCCGACGCTCCGATTTATCTGGATCCCAACACGACCGTCACCTTCGCAGAAGTGCTCCAACGTCAGGGCTATCGCACCGGTTTGGTCGGCAAGTGGCATCTCGGCGACTGGATGGCACCGGAGGATCGCGACAAACACCCGACCCAGCATGGGTTCGATTCGTTCATGGGGCTGACGGGAGGCGGGACGTCACCGGACAACCCGGAACTGGAACTCGACGGCAAAGTCCAGACTTTCGAGGGACTGACAACGGACATCCTGACGGATCATGCCATCGAGTTTGTGGAACACAACGCGGACCGTCCGTTCTTTCTGTGCCTGTCAACTCGTGCTCCCCATGGGCGCTGGCTGCCAGTCGCGCCGGAGGACTGGGAACCGTATGACACGATGGATCCAACTATCCCGGAGTACCCCGGCCTGGATTCGCAGAGAATTCGCAAAATGATGAAGGAGTATCTGGCCAGCACGACCGGCGTGGACCGCAACCTCGGGCGATTGCTGCGAACGCTCGACGACCGAGGCTTGAGTTCCAACACGATTGTGATCTTCACGTCGGATCACGGATTCAACATGGGCCACAATGGCATCTGGCACAAAGGCAATGGGATCTGGGCGACGAAACAAAAGCCGCCAGGCGAAATGAACCAAGGCACTCGCGTGATCTCAGACAAGTATCGCCCCAATCTTTACGACCATTCACTGCGTGTGCCGGCGATCGTGAGATGGCCCGGCGTGGTGAAACCTTCCGCCGTGATTGAGCACACCGCGTCTCATTTGGATTGGTTCCCGACGCTGTGCGCCGTCGCGGGTGATGCGTCCGCAACGGAAGGTTTGATGGGCCGAGACCTGACACCGCTGTTGAAAGGTGAATCGCCCCCGAACTGGGAACAGGAACTGTACACCGAGTACGACATGATCCGCTACACGACCGCGTCCCTGAGAGGTTACCGCACCCCGCGATACAAACTCGTTCGCGATCGACACAATGAAGGACGCGACGAGTTCTATGATTTGCAGTCCGATCCTGGGGAACACCACAACCTGATCCGCGAACCAGAAGCGCAGCCCGCGATCCAAGAGCTCGACGCAAAGCTGCGAAAGATGGAAGCAAAAGTGCAAGCACGCAAGTGA
- a CDS encoding anti-sigma factor has protein sequence MSERPDDFQPTNDPGDPGSDASNNDLRLPRRAQELLAGKVLGDLSDQEHDEVSNWQETEADLATFFELEKTAAAVDMALSFRRSQDSDTSPDAELPAGLREKIQADAGRVLAEVSATGIGSEQRTDDSVDNAVTPAPLEMVQPRKRTGMRPREAAAWLAFAASALLALGLWRGSEWDGLGNSETTAAAERLLLLNEAEDVVQVAWGDGKHPFQTEVKGDVVWSNESQNGYMRFVGMPVNDVTVEQYQLWIIDPARDDEPIDGGVFDIDSTGEVVVPITAKLKVLDPVAFAITVEKPGGVVVSSQENLPLLASVQ, from the coding sequence ATGAGTGAGCGACCAGACGACTTCCAGCCGACCAACGATCCAGGGGATCCCGGCAGCGACGCTTCCAACAACGACTTGCGTTTACCGCGTCGTGCGCAGGAGCTCTTGGCGGGGAAAGTCCTTGGTGATCTGTCTGATCAAGAGCACGACGAAGTTTCGAACTGGCAGGAGACCGAGGCCGATTTGGCGACGTTCTTCGAGCTGGAGAAAACGGCGGCCGCGGTGGATATGGCTTTGTCCTTTCGGCGGTCTCAAGATTCCGACACCAGCCCGGATGCGGAACTGCCCGCCGGCTTACGCGAGAAGATCCAAGCTGACGCAGGACGCGTTCTCGCGGAGGTTTCTGCAACAGGAATCGGAAGCGAGCAACGGACGGACGATTCGGTGGACAACGCGGTCACGCCTGCCCCGTTGGAAATGGTCCAGCCTCGAAAGCGAACCGGTATGAGACCCCGCGAAGCTGCCGCTTGGCTGGCGTTCGCTGCCTCCGCCTTGTTGGCGTTGGGGCTGTGGCGCGGGAGTGAGTGGGATGGTCTTGGCAATTCCGAGACGACCGCCGCGGCGGAGCGTTTGTTGCTGTTGAACGAAGCGGAGGATGTGGTCCAAGTTGCGTGGGGCGATGGCAAGCATCCGTTCCAAACGGAAGTGAAGGGGGACGTTGTGTGGAGCAACGAATCCCAAAACGGTTACATGCGTTTTGTCGGGATGCCCGTGAACGATGTGACGGTGGAGCAGTATCAGTTGTGGATCATTGACCCCGCGCGGGATGACGAACCGATCGACGGTGGCGTCTTCGACATTGATTCGACCGGGGAGGTTGTGGTTCCGATCACAGCGAAATTGAAAGTCCTGGATCCGGTCGCTTTCGCGATCACGGTTGAAAAGCCGGGCGGGGTGGTCGTGTCATCGCAAGAGAATTTGCCACTGTTGGCTTCGGTCCAGTAG